A single genomic interval of Sphingobacteriales bacterium harbors:
- a CDS encoding thioredoxin family protein → MVVAQSKNTPPAATTVPAVAPPPPPTATDFAKTTSKVNNKSGNNKQAAPMPVSAASPASNLASIHWLDVEDAVLKNQKNPKKVLIFFDTPWCGWCKKMMKTTLQDTDVVNYLNQKYYTVQFNAESTDTITIDGQEFKPIFYNKRVIHELAIALLQQNMSFPSTVILDADLTEISIAPGYLETNDFAKMLVYFGEGHDKKGVAYPDFKYTPGQIRTATPH, encoded by the coding sequence TTGGTTGTTGCACAAAGTAAAAATACCCCCCCCGCTGCGACTACCGTTCCTGCTGTTGCACCACCGCCACCGCCAACAGCAACTGATTTTGCCAAAACTACAAGTAAAGTAAATAACAAAAGTGGTAATAACAAACAAGCTGCGCCAATGCCCGTTAGTGCTGCCAGCCCGGCTTCAAATTTGGCAAGCATTCATTGGTTAGATGTAGAAGACGCCGTTTTGAAAAACCAAAAGAACCCAAAAAAAGTATTGATATTTTTTGATACCCCGTGGTGCGGCTGGTGTAAAAAAATGATGAAAACCACCTTGCAAGATACAGATGTGGTTAACTACTTAAATCAAAAATATTACACCGTACAATTTAATGCCGAAAGTACCGACACCATTACCATTGATGGCCAAGAGTTTAAACCCATTTTTTACAACAAACGGGTAATACACGAGTTGGCAATAGCTTTGCTTCAACAAAATATGTCGTTTCCCTCGACAGTTATTTTAGATGCCGATTTAACCGAAATTTCAATTGCACCCGGATATTTAGAAACCAATGATTTTGCAAAAATGTTGGTTTATTTTGGCGAAGGCCACGATAAAAAAGGGGTAGCTTACCCCGATTTTAAATATACTCCCGGACAAATAAGAACTGCAACACCGCATTAA